In the genome of Cryptococcus neoformans var. neoformans B-3501A chromosome 5, whole genome shotgun sequence, the window AAGAATTGGAACTGACTTTTGTTGGATAACagtaagaagaagaagtggagcAAGGGCAAGGTGAAGGACAAGGCCAACAACGCCGTCATCGTTGACAAGGCTGTCTAGTAAGTATACCTTGGGAAAGCTACCAAACCTTGGTGGGACTGACAATTGTCCAGTGACCGAATCATCAAGGAGGTCCCCACCTACAAGCTTATTTCTCAATCTGTCCTCATCGACCGAATGAAGATCAACGGTTCCCTCGCCCGACGTGCCATCGCTTtccttgagaaggagggtcTTATCAAGCGAGTTGTCCACCACCACGCTCAGCTCATCTACACCAGGGCGACTGCTGCTTAAGGAGTAGATGTACGATAGGGAGATGGATTGATTCAATGACTTCATGTGCTTGTGCGATCTGCAGTTTGGCAGCATCTGTCGGTCTTCGGAAGCGATATAAAAAATCACATTCAGCCCCTGGTTCCAATGTTACTATTTAGTTTATGTCTAGCTAACCATTCCCAGACCTTGTTGCCGACTTGTCTCATGGTTTGTcgcacctcttccccctcttttCCGGCTTGAACCATAACCGGCCTGCCCGCATCGCCGCCATCGCTCACCGATGTTACTAATGGGAGTTTGCCTGCGTTTGTTAAGATTGTGCGAGACGTCTGGGTTTGGGCCAACTCACCTAGGACGTCCAAGTTCAAATCCTTTGCCGCTTTTTCGAATTTAGCTGAGCTGCCGAACAGCTCATGAGGTGTCGTACATGATGTACAGGTGAAATGTGACATGTTGAGTAATAAGCCGATTATCTATGCAGCTATTGAGCTTCTCTCATAATGCCTGCCCATTCGAAGGACATACTGGGATGGAGACCTTATTGAACATGCCCACACCTTTTCTAGCATCAATTAGAGCGACGTCTTGAGGTGTGGAAACGATGACAGCGCCTTGTACTTTTTTCAGTTGTGTAATTGGGGTACGCCTTTTCGACATTTACTTACCATCGACAACAACCAACTGTCCGAGACTCAACTGCACATCGCCCGTTCCAGGCGGCATATCGATCACCAGCACGTCTAAATCTTCCTTGCTTCCATTCACATTAGGAGATGTCCAGTCAACGTCAAAAAGTAATTGCTGGACAGCCTTCATTACCATCATACCTCGCCAGACGACGGGAGAGTCGTTTTCGGGATTGGGAGCTAGCATTTTCATGAGCTGGAGGGAACTGATGTAGGTAACGAAGCGACTTTACGGAGAAGGTAGCCTATAGACATGGTTTTGACTCCATGATTTTGTAATGGCAAAAGTTTGTTTTCTTCAATGTACTCTTATCAGCCTTCCTCGTGTTGCTCTTATAGCGAGCAAATACATACCGTCACTAAGTCTTGGATCGCCGGCATTCTCCAAACCCATCAATTTCGGCACTGATGGGCCAAATATGTCCAGATCGAGAAGTCCGACCTTTGGTGCGCGGTCGAATGGAGAAGTGTTGAGCAAAGAGAGAGCGAGATTGGCTTTGTAGGATAGTTGTCAATGATGAATTACACTTGACGAGGGCATTCATTGCTCTttgggacaagaaggagggactCACCGGCGACAGTACTTTTGCCCACTCCACCTTTACCACTTGCAACGACGACGACTTGCTTGACGCCTCTTATTTTAGATTTCTGGGGAGGtgctcctcttctgggGATGGTGGGTGGCGGGTTCGGATTGCGTTTCGGGATACCCTATGGACGGCGCTGTCAGTGGCTGCTGGCGAGGGCTAGGTGGACGTACGAGCGGGTTCTCATGGGAGCGCACCCGGGCAGAGACATGTAGAGTCCTCTGTGGGCGGAGGAGCGGGCGGAGAGAGGcgaaggggaggagaggacgCTGCATTATGGTGGAGTATGGAGATGTATACAAAAGTCACTCGGGCAAAATCCACTCGGTAATAACAAAAATAATCCTCAGCCTTGTGCGTCATTCCCCAATCATCTCTCGACtgccacttcttcctcgccatcaAACACCCCGTGCTCCCCATCAGACACCCTCTCCACGCCATCGCTCCCTGCGTGCACGCCATCCGCCCCGCCACTCATTCAACGCAAAGCTACATACACGGCCACACGACCCCCTCGCCGCACGTACACCTCCGCATCGCCCTTCCGCAAATCCACAAATCCACATACCCACATCTCGCTTCGCCCGCCTTTTCTCGTGCACACACATAACTCGGCCCCATAAAATCTCCCTCCACATCTCATGGAACGATAATACTTCGCCAGAAAAACATGGATAATACTGTTGCGCCATCTAAAGGCAAAAAGCCCGGAGGCGCCAGACCCAACCCTGGCACTCGACCTGAAAGCGGTGGGCCAGCCAGGCCAACCGGGGCGGGTGGTGTGCCAAAGCTCAGTATACCTCCGGACAACGTCCGTAAGTGCAGAATATCATCAAGTTGATGGGCAGATCAACTGACGTGAATGGGATCCAGCCGGTATGCATGTTGACCAAGCAGGCCAGGGAGGATGGCATCAgccctcctctcttccatctcttgcTCTCCGTCCGATGCGCCCTTCTCCAACCccttcgtcgtcgtctCGCCCTAAACTATCTCTGACCCCGCTTACCCCGACTATTCCTGCTTCGTCAAGctctgctccttcttcagcgTCCCCAGCTCCTCCCAATAGGCCAGCACTCTTGAACGCTCATTCTGCTAGAGGATATGGGGAGAGAAACACACCAAGCTTAAAACTTTCCATTCCAGGAGCCAGCTCCGTCGGACCGGGCTTCTCCACCGAGCACGACTACCCTCTTGAACTGCCGGATGATACCGACGCATTATCCTCTGAACTGAAGACGCCGACGCCTGGACGTCCTGCTGGAGGAGGCTTGAATCTAAGTCTGTCTTCCCTTTCACTTACATCTTCCGAAGATGCGAACCCCACACTACAAGCTCGCGGAAGGGACtatgatgaaggagaatcATCGTATGGTTACGGGTGTGTGGGTAACGGTCTGATTGGACCTGGAGGTGATGCGATCAGTGCCATGACGGAGGATATTAGACAAGCATTATCTCGAAACCGGTTTGAAACTGGGTCCGATAGAGGAGGAGCGAGGAGCCGAGCAGGCAGCTTGATGAGCGATAGTAGCCGGGCTACCGCAGGACGTGATCGGTCAGATTCGGCATCACTGTATAACGCAGCTTCAAGGCGTGAATCACCGTCTGCTAGCCTATCGGGAGGATCTGCAAGACAAAGTCTGGATCTACCGCgagcagcagaagaggtGAACGAGCACAAGGAATCACCAGTATTTGATCCTGAAGGACTGGTAATGATGAGAAGGCTCGGTGAAGGGACTGGTGGCTCAGTGGATATGGTACAGGACCGAGCCACAGGTCGCATTATGGCCAAGAAGGTAAGGATAACCATTGGATTCTGTCATGACTACCATTAACCACTGACTGCAGGTTATCACTCGAACCTCGAACCCAATGGTGCACAAGCAGCTCCTTCGTGAACTAGAGATTCTTAACTCTTGCGCTTCGCCGTTTATTGTGGAACATTATGGATCTTTCTTGGCGGATCATGATTCGTCAATAGGAATTCTCATGGAGTACTGCGAAGCCGGCAGTCTGGATAGTCTTCTGGgtaagatgaagaagaagagtatgaGGTGCTCCGAACATGTCCTGGGTAGAGTTGCGTCTTCGGTGTTGAAAGGTCTTGATTATCTCCACCAACGGCGGATCGTTCATCGAGACATCAAACCCTCCAATATCCTTATCACTCGACAGGGGGCCGTCAAGCTTTGTGATTTTGGAGTCAGTGGAGAGCTGGTAGAGTCTTTGGCGGGGACTTTTACTGGGACAAGCTTTTACATGGCCGTAAGTAACCCCTTTGGTACATCAAACCGAATAGCTGATGTCGTAATTAGCCTGAAAGAATACAAAACAAGCCTTACTCGATCAAGGCGGACGTTTGGTCTCTCGGCATGACCTTGCACGAGATCGCCCACCTCCGATTCCCATTTCCTCCCGAGGGCGAAAATCAATCAGTTGCACCTATAGAGTTATTGTCATACATTGTGACGGCACCCGTACCGGTAATGATCGATGATCTAAGTGTGGGGAGGGTGTGGAGCGAGCCTATCAAAGATTTCATGGGACAATGGCAAGTTCATCTTCATTGAGGGAGCAAGATACGATGCTAAAAGAAATATATCCAGCTTGATAAGATCGGGAACAGATAGGCCCTACCCTTGGCAACTACTGCAGCATCCCTTCATTGTCGCCAGTGAAGCTAAAAAGGTGAACATGGCCAAATGGGTAGCAGCCCTTTGCAACTGGCCTCTATcatagaaaaaaaaagggggggGCGCCATATGCCCATCCAAAATTGTCCCCGCGCCCTTGATGGGTGTTTGTTTTTATTGGCCTCCAGCAGATACGTACGATTGCTAGCTTAATACCTGCCTCACGCGGATCTCGCATTGACAGTTTTCTGTGCTTCGCATACACGCATACACCAGTCTCTTACGATACAAGTAATATGCCCAGAGTCATGTCGCAACGAATGTTCATAAATCCTATTTATATCTGTGCTTGTATATATCATTAAAGTCGTCTCAAATGCATAGCATATGTTCTGTCCTTGTTTGGAAAACGTTGCAGTTTTGTGGGTCAACATACAGCACTGGCGCTGGAAGAAATGATTGATCTTCAAAGAAATGTACCTATATGCACTACGCTGCaatgctcttcttcttcttgttcttcttcttccccgctttctcattctcctttACA includes:
- a CDS encoding 40S ribosomal protein S25 (Match to ESTs gb|CF190448.1|CF190448, gb|CF188585.1|CF188585, gb|CF186598.1|CF186598; HMMPfam hit to Ribosomal_S25, S25 ribosomal protein, score: 196.2, E(): 6.5e-56), whose amino-acid sequence is MPPQVKTKAQKAAAAMAGSKAGKKKKWSKGKVKDKANNAVIVDKAVYDRIIKEVPTYKLISQSVLIDRMKINGSLARRAIAFLEKEGLIKRVVHHHAQLIYTRATAA
- a CDS encoding hypothetical protein (HMMPfam hit to Pkinase, Protein kinase domain, score: 250.8, E(): 2.4e-72), which codes for MDNTVAPSKGKKPGGARPNPGTRPESGGPARPTGAGGVPKLSIPPDNVPGMHVDQAGQGGWHQPSSLPSLALRPMRPSPTPSSSSRPKLSLTPLTPTIPASSSSAPSSASPAPPNRPALLNAHSARGYGERNTPSLKLSIPGASSVGPGFSTEHDYPLELPDDTDALSSELKTPTPGRPAGGGLNLSLSSLSLTSSEDANPTLQARGRDYDEGESSYGYGCVGNGLIGPGGDAISAMTEDIRQALSRNRFETGSDRGGARSRAGSLMSDSSRATAGRDRSDSASLYNAASRRESPSASLSGGSARQSLDLPRAAEEVNEHKESPVFDPEGLVMMRRLGEGTGGSVDMVQDRATGRIMAKKVITRTSNPMVHKQLLRELEILNSCASPFIVEHYGSFLADHDSSIGILMEYCEAGSLDSLLGKMKKKSMRCSEHVLGRVASSVLKGLDYLHQRRIVHRDIKPSNILITRQGAVKLCDFGVSGELVESLAGTFTGTSFYMAPERIQNKPYSIKADVWSLGMTLHEIAHLRFPFPPEGENQSVAPIELLSYIVTAPVPVMIDDLSVGRVWSEPIKDFMGQCLIRSGTDRPYPWQLLQHPFIVASEAKKVNMAKWVAALCNWPLS